The genomic stretch GTACAATTTATTATTTATTATTACCACATCTTCACGAAACCCTTACATCGCTATCTTATCATATCTACAGCTGGAAACGCAATGATAATTCCATGCAAAAACGCCCCTTTACTCAAGGAGCGCCTGCCTCTGTTGCGGTTGAATGTCCAACTTCAGTCGCTTGGCTTCACGGAGCAGAAATCCATACTTTCGTTCAGCCGCTTCGAGGTAATAGATCGCATGATCGATCAGGTCCGGATCGGAGACATGATCGAGCTGCTGTTGTGCAATCGCCCATTCAGAGCGTGCTTGCTCGATCTCCGCCTGCAGTTTCTCCAATTCGATCGGCCCCGCTTCGTTCGGCCTCCGCCCGCGAATCCAGTCCACCGCCTTCATCCAATTGCTCCTGCTCACTTCCTGTGCCATCAGCGCCCTCCTTCTACCCGAACCGAAATTGTAGAGTAGTAGAAGTATAGTCAGGCCGAATCGAAGATATGACAAAAATCGGCTCGCGCGATTGGCAAAAAGAGAGCCCGCCGCTCCGTTTCCAGATCGGCGGGCTTCCTTTACAGTTCGCGTCTGCCTTCCAACGCTTTGGACAGCGTGACTTCGTCCGCATATTCCAAATCGCCCCCGACGGGCAATCCGTGCGCGATGCGGGTCACTTTGATACCAACCGGCTTGAGCAGGCGGGAGAGATACATCGATGTCGCTTCCCCTTCGATGTTGGGATTGGTCGCCATGATGATCTCATCGCACTCCACTTCCGGGTCTTGAAGACGGCGTAGCAATTCGGCAATGCGAATCTGATCGGGGCCGACCCCTTCTATCGGAGAGATCGCCCCGTGTAGCACATGGTACAGTCCGCCATATTCGCGGGTTCTTTCCATCGCTACCACGTCTTTCGGGTCTTGCACGACACAGATCACATCGCGGCGACGACTCTGATCGGAGCAGATCCGGCACGGGTCGATGTCGGTGATGTTCTGGCAGACCGAGCAGTAGTGCAGATGGCGCTTGGCATTGACCAGCGCTTTTGCCAAGTCCATCACGTCATCTTCTTTCATCCCGAGCACATGAAAAGCGAGGCGCTGAGCCGTTTTCGGCCCGATGCCCGGCAGGCGAGAGAACCCGTCGATCAGGTTGGAAATCGGTTCCGGATAGTACAGCATCCGAACCTAGAACAGACCCGGCATGTTCATGCCTTTGGTGTACTTGCCCATCGAGGAAGCAGTCAGCTCATCCACTTTTTTCAGCGCGTCATTGACCGCAGTCAGCACGAGGTCCTGCAGCATTTCCACGTCATCCGGATCGACCGCTTCCGGCTTGATGTTGATCGCTTGCACCACTTTATGTCCGGTCACCACAGCTGTCACAACACCGCCGCCAGCAGAACCTTCGACCGTTTTGGTGCCGAGCTCTTCTTGTGCTTTCATCATTTCATCTTGCATTTTCTTCGCTTGCTTCATCAGTTGTTGCATGTTTTTCATATCATGTCACCTCATCACAGATTATGTTATTCGACCACTTCAAGATGCTCAGAACCGAAAAGCGCCTGAGCCCTCTCCACCAATTCATCTTTCGCTTCCTCTTTTGGCACCGCCGTCTCCTGCACTTCGGCAGGCGGAGCAGAGCCTTGGAAATGAGCTTGGAACTTCTCCCACTCCGATTCCATGACTGCGAAGAGCTGGTGAGGTTGACCGTTCATCAATTGAGCAAAGACAGGCTCGATGATCTCGCGGTGGATCGGCTTCATCACCGTTTCCTTATGGATCGGGCTTTTGAAGGCCACCACGATATACCCGTTGTCCACCGCCACCGGATTGCCAGCGAGCAACCAAGCTTGTGCGGTGATCTTGCGCGCTTTGACATCGTCGAGCACGCGCGGCCAAAATTGGTGAACGTGCGCGAGCGCTTCAGGGCTCGGTTGAGTCACAATTTTATCCAATCCACCCGGTGCGATCCCCCCCTGCGGTGCAGGAGAAGCTGCTGGCGGCTGGGGTCGTGTCGGTGTTGCTTCCACTTGGCGCGGCTCCGGCTCCTGTTGCGGCGCGGGCGATGCTTGCGGCATCGGCGCTGCAACAGGCGGCTGTTGATGCATCGGCTGCGGCGACCTAGCAGGTCCTGGTGGCTGTGTCGGCATCTGCCCACCCAGCGCTTGCCCAGTCGGGGTCGGGGCGGCTGGCACACCGTTTGCCACCTTCTGCTCCAACTCTTGAATGCGCTTGAGCAGCGACTCGGGATCGAACGACTGCGTCTGGCACAGCCGCACGATCAGCATCTCCAAGAGCAGACGCCCCTGCGACTGCCACTTCAACTCATTTTGCACCTGCGTCATCTGTTCAATCAACTGAATCAACAGTGGCGCTTCAAACTTCGTCGCCACCTGTACAAACTCGCGGTCATAGTTGGCTCGGTCGCTGACCTCTTCCAGATGTGGCACCGTCTTGTACATCAACAGATCGCGGAAGTAGGTCACGATGTCGTGCAACAATTGCCCGACATCCTTGCCCTTGTCCATCAGATTGCCGATGATGCCCAGTGCTCGCGGAACATCATGTTCGGCCACACCTTCTGCGAGTTGGGCCAGCACGTCGGTGCCGATTGCGCCGACCATCGCGATGATGTCGCTAGCCCGCACCTGATCACCGCCAAAGGAGATCACCTGATCAAAAATCGACAAGGCGTCGCGCATCCCGCCCTCGGCGGCGCGGGCGACCAACCAGTACGCCTCCTCTTCAACCTGCACCGCCTTTTGATCGGCGATGTAGCGCAGGCGATCGACGATCTGCCGCCCCATGATGCGGCGGAAATCGAAGCGCTGGCAACGGGAGATGATCGTCGCTGGCAACTTGTGCGGCTCTGTGGTCGCAAGGATGAACATCACATGCTGTGGCGGCTCTTCCAGCGTCTTCAACAGCGCGTTAAAAGCCTCCGTGGTCAACATGTGCACCTCGTCGATGATGTACACTTTGTAGCGCACTTCGGTCGGTGCAAATTTCACCTTGTCCCGCAGATCGCGGATCTCATCCACCCCGCGGTTGCTCGCGGCGTCGATCTCCATCACGTCCATGATCGTACCTTTGGTGATGCCAAGGCAGGCATGGCACTCGTTGCACGGCTCTTCTGCCGGGCCATGCTCACAGTTGATCGCTTTGGACAAAATTTTCGCCGCCGACGTCTTCCCCGTACCGCGAGGTCCGTTAAAGAGGTAAGCGTGGGCAAAGCGCTGTTGCCGAATCGCATTTTGCAGCGTTCGGGTCACATGTTCCTGCCCCACAATATCTCGAAAAAGTTGGGGCCGCCACTCCCGATACAACGCAAGATAAGCCATAGTAAGCGAACCCCTTCCTTGTCATACACATAGCAGTTCAATTTTTAGAGTATCACAATTTTTGGAGGAACGCAAAAGAGGCTCCCCCCTGTCAGGAGCCCCGTTTTCCCTGCCCAACTCACTCCGAAAGCGCTGGCAAATACACGGAAAAAGTCGTGCCAAACCCTTTCGTTCTCACCTTGATCCGACCGCCCAAATCGTTGACCAAGCGTTGACAGATCGGAAGCCCCAAGCCAGTTCCCGTCTCTTTCGTCGTGAAGAACGCATCGAAGATCCGATCGACCAAATAATGCGGAATCCCTGGCCCGCGATCTTGCACATCGACCCGCACCATCCGCTCTTGCGGCATGTAATCGGTGGAGATGATCAGCTTGCCGCCCGGCGTTTCGTTCATCGACTCGATCCCATTTTTCACAAGGTTCAGGAAAATTTGCTTCAGCATCTCCGGGTCGGCATAGACCTGTGGCACCGACTTCAGACTGAGATGAAACTCGATGTTGTTCAAAATCGCCTCAGAGGAGATAAGCGGCGCCATCGCCATGATCAACTCCTCCATCTCGATCCGCTCCATCCGCAGTTCGCGCGGTTTGGACAGCAGCAGCAGTTCCCCGACCAGCTCATTGACTCGGTCGATCTCTCGCAACATCACATCGGTGTAGCTGTACTCCTTTTGCATCCCCTGTTTGTCCAGCTCATGGCGCATGATCTGCAAAAATCCTTTGATCGACGTGAGCGGATTGCGAATCTCATGTGCCACCCCCGCCGCGATCTTGCCGACGGTGGCCAGAATCTCGTTATGCTGGATCTTCTGCTCGAGCGACACGATGTTGCCGATGTCTTTCAAAAACAGGCACATCCCCACTTGCTCGCCCGCTTGCCCGCGCAAAAAGGAGCTATCGACCAGCAATGTGCGCATCTTGCCTGCTCGCGACAGATTGACGATCTGGTTGCCATGACAGCTTTTCTCATGCACGAGACGCGAAAGCCACTCATACTCCTCCGACATCTCCGGAAAAACAGCCCCTAGCTGCACCGGAAATGGGCCGGACCAGTCGCCCGGCAAGAGATCGGCAGCCGTTTGGTTGAGCGCCAACACATTTTTTGCAAAATCGAGCACAACCACACCGTCATGATAAGACTCCACATCAAAGTCCTCCACACGCAGCACAGGTGCTTTGACCAGCGTACTTTTTTCGTCCAATTCGGAGGTTTGTTTCATCTCCAAGTCCCCCCTGTCTTACAAAAAACTTCTCTCTCACAAAGGAAAGTTCCTTTGATGAAGACTGTCTGTTCTTGTCGAAGCGGCGCCCAGAAGCAAAAAAGAAAAAGACCTGTGCAAGCGCACAGGTCTTCTCTCGTACTTCTATAAAATTTTAGCCGTGCATCTGGCTTCGAATCTCGTTTGGTGAAGGATCGGCAGCAGTTAGCTCAGACCAGGCACCCCTGCGGCACACACAAGCGATTCCCTTAGTGCTGCTTCCTTCCGGACCTGACACGGTTCAGGAGGCTTGGTCGCGCAGGACCCGATCCTCAACACCACTTACGACCGACCGTTTCACAAACGAAAACCCTCGGCCAGACATCAACCCCGCTATAGCGGATTGCGGGTTACAGGGCACCGCTACCTCCCCATCTAGCACGACAAACTTGGTTGTAAACATACAAATGGAGGAGAGAGTGGGATTCGAACCCACGGTACCCGCAAAGGCACACTCGCTTTCGAGGCGAGCTCTTTCGACCACTCAGACATCTCTCCATACTATCATTATTTAGATCGTTTGTTGCGAAGTTCACGAAAGAACTCCTTCAACATTATACCGCACTCTTCAGCCAAAACGCCAGTGGTAACCTCTGGTCGATGGTTGAAGTCATCTTCCTCGACGATGTTGATCACCGAGCCGACTGCACCACCTTTGGCATCCATCGCGCCAATCACCACGTTGTCCACACGGGACAAAATGAGGGAACCTGCACACATCGGACACGGTTCTAAGGTAACATAAAGTGTGCATCCTGTCAATCTCCAGCCCCCGAGGACGCGCGCTGCCTCACGGATCGCGATCAGCTCCGCATGGGCGGTAGGGTCCTTCCACATCTCCCGCATGTTGTGGCCGCGGGCGATGATTTCTCCGTCTTTGACGATGACAGCGCCAATCGGCACTTCGCCATAACTCTTGGCGATTCGCGCTTCGCGGATCGCTTCTCGCATGTACGGCTCGTGCATCACAGGCACCTCCCAAGACAGTTGGCGCACCCGGAGGGATTCGAACCCCCGCAAGACATCGTTTAGGAAACGATCGCTCTATCCGCCTGAGCTACGGGTGCAAGTTGCAAAAAACCTCACCGTAAAGGTGAGGTCGTATTCGCAAAGGAATGGCGTGCCCAGAGAGATTCGAACTCCCGGCCTTTTGATTCGTAGTCAAA from Tumebacillus algifaecis encodes the following:
- the tadA gene encoding tRNA adenosine(34) deaminase TadA, with the protein product MHEPYMREAIREARIAKSYGEVPIGAVIVKDGEIIARGHNMREMWKDPTAHAELIAIREAARVLGGWRLTGCTLYVTLEPCPMCAGSLILSRVDNVVIGAMDAKGGAVGSVINIVEEDDFNHRPEVTTGVLAEECGIMLKEFFRELRNKRSK
- a CDS encoding YaaL family protein, whose amino-acid sequence is MAQEVSRSNWMKAVDWIRGRRPNEAGPIELEKLQAEIEQARSEWAIAQQQLDHVSDPDLIDHAIYYLEAAERKYGFLLREAKRLKLDIQPQQRQALLE
- the dnaX gene encoding DNA polymerase III subunit gamma/tau — protein: MAYLALYREWRPQLFRDIVGQEHVTRTLQNAIRQQRFAHAYLFNGPRGTGKTSAAKILSKAINCEHGPAEEPCNECHACLGITKGTIMDVMEIDAASNRGVDEIRDLRDKVKFAPTEVRYKVYIIDEVHMLTTEAFNALLKTLEEPPQHVMFILATTEPHKLPATIISRCQRFDFRRIMGRQIVDRLRYIADQKAVQVEEEAYWLVARAAEGGMRDALSIFDQVISFGGDQVRASDIIAMVGAIGTDVLAQLAEGVAEHDVPRALGIIGNLMDKGKDVGQLLHDIVTYFRDLLMYKTVPHLEEVSDRANYDREFVQVATKFEAPLLIQLIEQMTQVQNELKWQSQGRLLLEMLIVRLCQTQSFDPESLLKRIQELEQKVANGVPAAPTPTGQALGGQMPTQPPGPARSPQPMHQQPPVAAPMPQASPAPQQEPEPRQVEATPTRPQPPAASPAPQGGIAPGGLDKIVTQPSPEALAHVHQFWPRVLDDVKARKITAQAWLLAGNPVAVDNGYIVVAFKSPIHKETVMKPIHREIIEPVFAQLMNGQPHQLFAVMESEWEKFQAHFQGSAPPAEVQETAVPKEEAKDELVERAQALFGSEHLEVVE
- the recR gene encoding recombination mediator RecR, giving the protein MYYPEPISNLIDGFSRLPGIGPKTAQRLAFHVLGMKEDDVMDLAKALVNAKRHLHYCSVCQNITDIDPCRICSDQSRRRDVICVVQDPKDVVAMERTREYGGLYHVLHGAISPIEGVGPDQIRIAELLRRLQDPEVECDEIIMATNPNIEGEATSMYLSRLLKPVGIKVTRIAHGLPVGGDLEYADEVTLSKALEGRREL
- a CDS encoding YbaB/EbfC family nucleoid-associated protein, with amino-acid sequence MKNMQQLMKQAKKMQDEMMKAQEELGTKTVEGSAGGGVVTAVVTGHKVVQAINIKPEAVDPDDVEMLQDLVLTAVNDALKKVDELTASSMGKYTKGMNMPGLF
- a CDS encoding two-component system sensor histidine kinase NtrB, which gives rise to MKQTSELDEKSTLVKAPVLRVEDFDVESYHDGVVVLDFAKNVLALNQTAADLLPGDWSGPFPVQLGAVFPEMSEEYEWLSRLVHEKSCHGNQIVNLSRAGKMRTLLVDSSFLRGQAGEQVGMCLFLKDIGNIVSLEQKIQHNEILATVGKIAAGVAHEIRNPLTSIKGFLQIMRHELDKQGMQKEYSYTDVMLREIDRVNELVGELLLLSKPRELRMERIEMEELIMAMAPLISSEAILNNIEFHLSLKSVPQVYADPEMLKQIFLNLVKNGIESMNETPGGKLIISTDYMPQERMVRVDVQDRGPGIPHYLVDRIFDAFFTTKETGTGLGLPICQRLVNDLGGRIKVRTKGFGTTFSVYLPALSE